Genomic DNA from Flavobacterium sp. N502540:
AGGTTTTGTAAATTATCTTGATTTATCGGTTAGCGGAAATATAGATAAAAGAACGATGTATACTATTAACTCCTATTATATTGACAGGTTTTACGATTTTAATTTGTATCGTTCAGTGAAGCCGGATATCTCGTTCAGTGTATCCCGAAATTTTTTAAAAGACAGATTAAATATCAATCTGGAGTATAGAAATATCTTGAATACTGATGCAAACAGAATGTTGCGATTTACAAATAATACCAATTATTATAGGTTAGACAACAGAAATACATCTCATATGATTTTAATAAATGCATCCTATAATTTCGGAAAAACATTTAAAGTAAATCGCAAATACATTCGGAATATTAGCTCGGATATGAAGCTATAAACTAGTGTAGAGCTTCATATTTCTTTTAATTTTTTAGGTGTTTTAAAAAAAAAAGCTTCAGAGAAATCTGAAGCTTTTTTTGATGATGAGGTTCTTAAAAATTGGTATTTACTTTTTTAGAACGGTCCTCAATATAAGGAGATAAGTTGTGTGTATTACTATTTCAGGGTGGATAATAAGAAAACCAATCTGGAAAATATGATCGATTAGTATAAAAATATTGTTAGTAAAACTATCATCCTACTTTTGGAAATGCATTTTTACAAGAAAAATATTTCAATAAAAATGATTTATATTGTTTTTTGTAGTAAATTTACTTCAATTTAAAAAAAAAACAATATGCTTAAAGCAAGTGTAAAATTAGGACTATGTTCTTTTATTTTTTTATTGTTTAGTTGCTCTAACGATAGTGATTATATGAATATTGAGCATCAGGAATCAAAAGTATTGACAAGAACGAAAAGTTGGTTAACTTTAGAGTACCATATTCAGGAAAATGATTTAAATTGGTCTTCTGCTGTAGTTTATCAGAAGGATTTAGCAGAATCTTATACGGCGTTAATTCCTGTGAGAACAGTAAATGATTTTAATCTTCAGAGAATTATTGTCGAAATAAATCCGTATAATATAACCGCTAAATTATGGGATTTTAAATTTAGAGAATCTCAGCCTATTAATGAGTTACAAAAATTACCGACGCATAAAATAATGGAAAATTTTACAGGGGATTTAAAAATTCTAAATTTAGAAAGTGGGGAAGTAAAAAAAACATTATACATTGCAGGACATACAGATAATATGTTTCTAACATCAAAAGCATCCGGAATGGGAGTTTGTGATAACTGTCATGGTATAGCAGGAGCAATTAATTTGGATCCGGTTGTTGTCACAGGTCCTGCTGGAGATCCATGGCCAAATCCTGTTACAATTTCGAAAGCGCCTATTTTAGTAAGTAGTGGTGGAGCCGATTCAATATCAAGTAGCGGCTTAACAATGCCTCCTCCTCCTGATAATGCAATTAATAATATAAAAAAATTCTTAGAATGCTTTAGTATATCCAATTCGGCAAATCTTACTATTTATGCAGAAAGAATGGGAGGAGGTAATGGTGTAGGGCATGCATTTATAGGTATATCACAAGGTAATAATTCTGCTGTTTATGGTTATTATCCTAAAACTTCTTTAGGTTCATTAAGCGGGCAAGGAATTATGGGAGAAAATGGGGGACATCATTACGATGTATCAGCTAGTATGACAATTACTGGTGCACAATTGAATCAAATCATAGCTTTGTCGCAAGTTTATCAGTCAAACTGGTACGACTTAAGCTTTAACAATTGTTCTGATTTTGCTACCGATGTATTAAATATTGCTGGTGTTTCTACTTCAGGATGGATTGATACTCCGAATACCGTTGCAAATATATTAAGCGGTCTTGTAAATCATACTACGGGATCAAATAACGCTCCTAAATCAAACAAATCATGTCAATAGATATACGATCTACAAAATTAATCGCAGTGCTGTCTTTTCTATTAATTAGTGGCGTCCAGCAGAATGGAGTTCCGAACTTTGCCTTACTCTTAATATATTTATTTCAATTTTTAAATGATGTATTTAGCAGTATTTCTAAAGTATTCTGGGAAGGGCTAATAGCAATTCCAATATTCAGTTTACTTATTTTGTTTTTGATAAGTAAAAATTACAGAGTTTTGTTGATCTGCTTTTTTATGCTGTTTGTTGCTCTTACTTATATTACAGGGATTATAGGCAATCTTCATAGAATAGGTTTTACTTTTGTGATTCCAACTTTAATTTTTCTTGTGTCATCCATTTATGTAATATTATCACTAAAAAGAAGAAACAATTTACTTTAAACGGATTAAAAAAAGTGCTCCTTTCGCTGGCCTGACGTGAGTGTCTTGTTCATGAACACAAAGTTGTTTTAAAGGAGCCTAAAAACAAAAAAAGCTTCAGATTTCTCTGAAGCTTTTTTTGATGATGAGGTTCTTAAAAATTGGTATTTACTTTTTTAGAACGGTCTGCAATGTAAGAGATAAGCCAGGTTATCGGGCCTTCTTTTACAAAATATATTTTTTTCTTCTCTAAATTAGGAATACTCTCTACGCAGGCCTGTAGTATGTTATTTGCCGAAATAAGGTATTTCTGGTCGTATATGTTTAATACTCTCGCAGCTTCAGTGTTGGTTTTAGCAAGGGTGTTAAACTTGTTGAAATTATTCTTTAAAACCGCATCGTAATCGATAACATCTTCCAATTTTATTGGCAGATAATGGTCTTTGGTATTTTCATTGTAATACAATGTTGTAAAAGCCCATACAGCTCCACCGGATAGATAGATTTTTTCCTTTTTTAATAAAAGCGGATTTGCATCAAGCATATCTTTTATCTTTTTACGAACAATCGGATTAAAATCAAAAGATTTTTCCTGATATACAGACATATCGCTGGCCTGACTTTGGTTTGCAACCGTTTTTTTTACGGCATCAGTAAGTGACATTGTACCAAAATCAAGTTCTAAAGGAATAAACTCTAATTTACCATCCTGCAGTTCGTCAATGTATCCGCCTTTAGTACTTGCAGCACCAATATCAAGATGCAGAGCATTAGAATAATCAACAGGTGGTATAGAACCTTTAACGAGTATTTTAGCTTCCTCATCAACATTGATAATATCAAGCTCTTTGTTGGTTAACGTACTAATTTTGTTTTTTAAAGCATCAACATTACGTGCAGATCCAAAAACTGAAGAAGCTACTAAAAAGATGTTTTCTTCCGGAATCTTAAATTGTGCTCTTATTTTTGTCAATTGAGTAAAAACGATAAGACCGGCTTTATTGATATCTTCCTGAGTAAGTTCGCCGGTAGCAGTGATATGTTTGGCGAAACTCAAACCTTCGTCATTCGAATAGTAGATAATTTTGTAATCAGCTTTTTTAATATTACTTACATCGAGAACAGAAACTTTTATCGTTCTGCGGCCGATTTCAATTCCGGCGTAAATATTTTTTTGAGCAAGAGAACTAATGGAGAAAAATAAACTGAAAAGTATGAAAATTAGAACTTTGGGGCTGTGTTTTTTAAGCATTGTATTTAGTTATGATTGTAATATAATTTATTGTTGATAAAGACTGTAGGTTGTTGTTGTTGTTGTTGTTGTTGTTGTTGTTGTTGTTGTTGTTGTTGTTGTTGTTGTTGTTGTTGTTGTTGTTGTTTGAAAATTAAATAGTTAAGTCGTAAATAACGGTTTTGATGTAAAAAAGAAAAACCGAAAAATGAATTTTTAAGAGTGATTAAGAGGTTTTTGGAATCACTTTAAAAAGTAAAAGGGGCTTCATAATTGTTAATGTGTAAATGACTAAATTAATGGGTAATTGTTTATCAGGCCTGAAATACAGCGAGCTAAAAAAACTACTAAATATTTTAGGACGCAAATTTATAAAAACAATTACGAATACAAACCCAGTTATTAAGAAAACATATTATTTAATTGTTAAGCGGTATGGGCATTTTGAGCGGGTATGCATAATTTTCTTAAGTTTTGTACTTTTGTGTATTCCACTTTTAGTACAAAATGATGAGATTGATAGAGATAAGATATTCGTTGTTGTATTATTTAGGTTTAATAAAAAAGAGTAAGAGATGAAACAAAATATTTACGATGATATTGATTTTTTTGAGAACTATGGTAAAATGCCACGTTCGATAGAAGGTCTAAACGCAGCAGGAGAGTGGCATGTTTTAAAAAATATGCTGCCTGATTTTCGGGGCAAAAATGTTCTGGATCTGGGTTGCGGTTATGGCTGGCATTGTATTTATGCAAAAGAACAAGGAGCAGAGAATGTAATTGGAGTTGATTTGTCAAAAAAAATGATTGATAAAGCAAAGGAAAATTCGAAAGGGCTATCAATAGAATATTATCAAAAACCAGTTGAAGATATTGAATTTGAAAAGGAGCAGTTTGATATTATTTTCAGTTCGCTTACGTTTCATTACATACAAGATTTGGAGGTTCTTTTCGGTAAAATAAATCAATATTTAAAGAGAGGAGGGAGCTTCGTTTTTTCTATGGAACATCCCGTTTTTACAGCAAAAGCGGAGCAGGATTGGTATAAAGATGAAAATGAAAACCGACTGCATTGGCCAGTTGACGATTACCAGAACGAAGGAGTGCGGCAAACCAATTTCTTAGGTCATAAAGTAGTGAAATATCATCGAACTGTAGCAAGTATTCTAAATACTGTCGTTAATTCAGGTTTTAACATCACACAAATATCCGAGCCTAAGCCGTCAGAAGAAATCATTGAAAAATATCCGGAAATGACAGACGAATTAAGAAGGCCTATTTTTATTATGATTGCTGCCGGTAAATCATAAACGAATGATTCTATAGTAACGATAAAGAGCGACTTATAATTCTGATTTTTTTAAGGAGTAATTCAAATAAGAGCTTTAGAATTAAAAACTGAATTCGTATATTGTTCTGCTAAAATTAAATATGTCAGTCCTATACATTTTAGAATACCTGCATTCAAACGTTTTTCAGTTCATTTTAATAGAAATTATTTAGATTATGAAAAAAACAGTAGCGCTTTTCGTTGCGTTCTTAGCTTTTACAGCATGCTCCAAACATCAAGGGAAAAAAAATATTGCGATCACTGGAATAGATTCCACATTGCGGCCTGGAGATGACTTTTTTAAATATGTAAATGGCAAATGGTATGATTCGGTATCAATACCAGCATCTCAAGCCGGAGTTGGTGTTTATATGTTTATGAATTATCCACAGCGAATGCGTCTGCAGGGAATATTGGACAGTATTTCAAAAAGCAAGAATTCAGCAGGAAGTATAGCGCAGAAAGTAGGAGATTTTTATGCATCCGGTATGGATACGGTAACCATTGACAAACGTGGTTATACGCCTATCAAACCCCTGCTTGCTAAAATTGAAGCCATTAGCGATTTACCGTCTTTAATGAACTTTGTAGTGAACGAAGTAAAAGTAGGCAATTCTTCTATTATAGCTTTTGGAGTGTCAACGGATGATAAAAACAGCAGTATGAACATTGCTCAAATCTATCAAACGGGTATCGGTTTGCCTGACAGGGACTATTATTTCAAATCAGATGCACCAACTGTTGCCATACAGGAAGCGTACAAAAAATATCTTGTTACATTATTTCAACAAACAGGCAGCAATGCCGATGAGGCCAAAAAGAATGCTGATTTGGTTTATGATATTGACAAACAGCTAGCAGGTTCGCATAAAACAAAAGTTGAACTTCGCGATGTGCAGGCCAATTATAATAAAATGGCTGTGACAGATCTTGTAAAAAGACATCCCAACATCGACTGGACTACTTTCTTAAATAATTTAGGAGCTAAAACCGATTTCATTAATGTAGGCCAACCTGCCTATTATGATGCTCTAAATAAGCTTTTAAAAACCATCCCTATTAATAATTGGAAAATTTACCTGAAAGCAAATTCTTTAGAAAGATATGCCGATGATTTAAGCAAACCTTTTGTTGATGCTTCATTTGAGTATACCAAAGTGCTTTCTGGTCAGGCGGTTCAAAAATCACGCGGCGAAAAAATGGCGAGTGTTCTGGATACTTACTTAGGCGATGCGTTGGGCGAATTGTATGTAAAGAAATATTTTTCGGAAGAGGCTAAAAAACGGATGTTGATCCTCGTAAATAATTTGCAAAAAGCCTATGCCATAAGAATTGATAAATTGGAATGGATGAGTCCGGTTACAAAGCAAAAAGCGAAAGAAAAATTGGCTGCCATGACTAAGAAAATAGGCTATCCGGATAAATGGAGAGACTATAGCAAAGTACATATTGCCAGAGATGCTTATTTTGAGAACATGGTTTCGGCCGCTACAGTTGCCTATCAATTTCAATTGGCAAAATTGGGTAAACCGGTTGATAAATCAGAATGGTATACGACAGTTCCAACTGTTACGGCCTATAATAACCCTACAGCAAACGAAATTGTTTTTCCTGCAGGTATTTTACAAGCGCCTTATTTTGATAATAATGCTGATGATGCCCTTAATTATGGAGGTATCGGGATGGTGATTGGTCACGAAATAACCCATACTTTTGACGATCAGGGTGCTCAATATGACAAGGATGGTAACTTGAAAAACTGGTGGACAAAAGAGGATTATGCACAGTTCAAGTCAAGAATACAACAGGTGATCAATTTGTACAGCACCTATACCGTTTTGGGTGATCTACACGTTAATGGCGCCATGACAGTTGGCGAAAATACAGCAGATATTGCAGGATTAGCAGTTGCCTATGATGCTTTTAAAATGACCGAACAAGGAAAAGGGAACACAAAAATAGACGGTTTTACTCCGGACCAACGTTTCTTTATTTCTTTAGCCAAAATATGGAGAGTAAAAATGAAAGACGAGTTCCTGCGTTTGTGGATTAATAATAACCCACATTCTCCACCAATTTGGCGTGTGAATGGTACCTTAATGAATACTACACCTTTTTACGAAGCATTCAATGTACAGCCTAAAGATAAAATGTTTTTACCGAAGAAAGACAGAATAACAATTTGGTAATATCCTTGTTTTCTGAAGTATTTTTATAAAAAGCTGCGCAAAGGTCTCTGTGAACTTTGCGCAGTTTTTTTTTGCTTTTTAGAGATTGTAAAATTTATAAAAGTTTCCTAACTTATTACATTTTGACTTAAAACAAAAAAGCTTCAGATTTCTCCGAAGTTTTTTCTTAGTAGTAGGAAGCATTCAGATATCTAACTATTTTATGGAAGATTATTTTTTGGTTATAGAATATGAATCGTAATATAACTTGATGTTTTCTACAACTTTTCTGAATATTTGTATATTATTTCAAAACTACGCAAAATAACTGCGTAGTGCATCAGTACCTTTGAATGACTAATAAGTAAAATTCTTCCTTAATAAATAATCAAGCATGAATATTAATAAATTACTCAGAAAGAATATTGAATTTAGAATTGAATCTTTATTTGAATACAACTTATTTATAGAATCAAATATTGAAAGGGAATTATCAAATATTCAAAAAAATTATGATGAAATTGAAAAGAAATATGAAGAATTTAAAAAGAAAAAAACAGAAATAAATGAAGAGGAAAATGATTACTACATTGATGTCTATGATGATTTAAGTGACAGTCATCGAAAAATTCAAGATGATATACTATTAAAACACCGAAACTCTTTTGTCTTTCTGATCTTCGGTTTTATTGAAAATGAGTTCTATTCTTTTGCGAAAAACAGTCTCCTTGTAACAAATATATCTTCCATAGATGATTTAAAAGGAAATTCAACTTTTCAAAAATTTAAAAATTACATCTCTAAAACAGACCCTCCTTTATATGAATCAATTAAAGACGAATTACTTTTTTTTGACAATTTAAGACTTGTTCGTAATTTTATTACTCATCATAATAATGTTATAAGATCAAACAGCGCTCATTATAGAAGAGTAAAAGAATTCTCAAATGAGCTTTTTGAGTTGAGACAACTAGGATATGTTTATAATACTGAGATCATTGCTTTTTACATAATATTAAACAATAAAAAAATTATTGATATAATATTAGAAAAACTAAATGTTATATTCGACAAAATGTATCTTAGAAATTGACGCTTTAAGGTAGTTAGTAATTATTAAATTGAATTTTATGCCTACATTCAAAAATAGACAAATTGCAATTGAAAAAACACTTTTTGTAGAGTCGTTAACCTCCAAGCTTATCAAACATATGATGGGTCTTGATTTAGATGGCAATACAAAAGCACTTGATAATAAATCTTCATCTCTCAGTTTGCGTGCTAAGATTGATTTGCTTACCGATTGCGGTAAAATTGATAAATTGACATATACTAATTTGTTGCATATTATTAGTATTAGAAATCAGTTTGCACACAATTTTGAGTGCGATAATTTTGAAGATTTGCCTAAATTCATTGATGGAATTGACAAGCCATTACTCAAATGTTGTCCAAACTTAAGTACCTCGAAGGAAGAAAATTTAAAAATGGGATTTTTAAATATGGTTGATCAAGCATTTAAATTTCTTTTAAATGAGTTCAGAGGAGTTAATAATGAATATCAAATTGATGCAGAGAAATTAAAAATACGTATCACAAAGGATGAGCAAAAATTATTAGATCAATTTGGAATAGAAGGATCAAAAAATAGAGCGCTAGTTTTAAATAAAATCAGAGAACTTCTCAAAGAAGATGGTCACGAAGAATTGGATTCGAAAATAAATAATGAAATTCTCAAATTTAGAAGAGAAAATCCTGATCCGCTCCGTAAGAGTTCCTCATGAAAAGCTACGCAAATGTCTCTGACTTTGCGTAATTTTTTATAATTTTAAATGCAAAACACCTCAAAAGTCTCTGACTTTTTTCGAGATATCTTTGAATGTATTTATTTGAAGGAGTGAAGTTTATGCTTACAGATTTCAGAATTGAATTGAGGAAATAGTTTTGAAATTACTTATTGATTAATTTCTCTAAAACCTTAATCTGCTCATCTTTTGCTTTCAAAAGTTCTAAATTTAACCTCTTAATTTCTTCCAAAGCTTCTAACCATTTTTCTATTGGATTTACATTAAAAGTTGGATAATAATTGTATCCGTTAGATTGATCATTAAAAGTATTGGATATAAAATTTATTGCTTGTTCTTCATCAAAATTCTGAAAAGCTTCCACTGGAATTCTTAATGAGTTTGAGATTTGTTTCAATAGGTTATCTTCAATAACATCTTTCTGCTCCAGCATTGAAATTTTCTTCTGGTTCCAGTCTTCTCCCAGATCATAAGCAAGTGCTTCCTGTTTGATACCAAGCATTTCTCTAAAACGTTTTACGTTTCTTCCCTGATGAATTTTCTGTTCCAGAATGAATGTTATTTTTCTGAAGGTTCAAAGATAAAGTTATCCGGACTAAAAGCCTTAATTTCAAAGATAAAAAAACATCTCATAGAAATGTCTTTTTTGTCAGATATTATATTCAAATTAGAAAGGGATTTCAAGTTTATATCCTTTGCCGCGTACAACAACTATTTTGATGTTCGGATCATTTTCCAGTTTTTTTCTAAGTTTTGATATGAACATATCCAGACTACGGCCCACAATAACGCCTTCATCTTCCCATATCTCTTTTTGCAGTCGGCTTCTCTCTATGGTTTTGTTGGGTGACAATGCAAAAATGAGCAATACACGAGTTTCTGTAACGGTCAGGTCTATTGTCTTTTCATTGATGATAAGCTTGCGATCATTTGCATTGAACAACACTGAACCTAAAGTGAATATAGTGCTGTGCTGACTTTCGGGTATATGTTTTCGAGGTTTAACTGATTTCAAAAAAATAAATCCAACAAATGTTAAAAATGAAAGTCCCCCGATAAGATATCCGTTTTTTGCCGTAATAATGCCTGTTGGTTTAAATTTAATATTAATCCTGTAACAGGCTTTGGGTTGTTTTCTCCCGATGCAGGCTACAATATCATCTTTCTTATTTTTTGAGATAGCGTATCCATAAGTTACGCTACCATTGTCACAATTAAGAACATTAACAATATAATTACTTGAGCCGGGAGCTTTGTCTAAAAAACGGCTGGTAATATTTAGTAGAGAATCTGGCTGAAAAGTAAAGTCATTTTCAAAATTGATTTGATATTCATTTTCGGCAATCTTTTTTACGGGAAGCACCCTTGATGTATTGTCACCCGATTGTAAAAGTAGTTCATGACCGATCCTGCGGAGTAAAACTTCTCTTCTGGAAATATCAAAATCATTACCATCTCCCATATCCAAAGCCACACAGATTACAGAGATAGACAAGAATACTATTAGTGTAAACAGGTATCTGCGTTTTCCATAAAGAAGTTTTTGGCTATTAAGCATATTGTCAATGTTTTATTTACAAAGTTTACATTTTTATTTACAATTTAAATCTATTAAACCGAAAAATGTCAAAGTAATTTAGCCGTATAAACTTTAAAGAGAGAGATAACTATGTTATTAATTAAACCAAAAAGAACATGAAAAAAATCATTTATGCGCTGATCTTATCGCTGGTTGTGGTAAGCGGACTGGTATTTGCGAATCGTGAAAACAAAAGTGAAACTTCTAAAGAATTAACTCAAAAACCAATCTCTATTGCTGAGAGACAAATTGCATTGGAGAAATGGAAGACTACCCCAGATGGTATTGTATTTAAAAAATGGGAAGAGTCTCCCGCAGGTAAAAAAGTGTATGCTAGTGAAGCTAAAATAAGAAAGTCCATTAATGATTATACCAAAATGGATGGAATTATAACCTCACTTTCTCTTCCGCCTGACTCAAAATTAGGTTTCGGGATAATGGTAAGGATTAAAGGGGATGATTATATACTTAGTTTTGGGCCAGAAAACTTTAATGACGATGGATTTTGGCAATTACATGGTCTAAAAGTTAACGACAGAATAATTATAAAAAGCCATAGCGTATCGCATGCTCCTAAGTATTCTTACCCAATACTATCGGGGGATTATGTAGAACGAGATGGTAAGGTAATTTATAAACGTGTAATTTCTAAAGACGGTTGCTAGTAAATAAATTACGAAAGACATTCAAAATTTACGCTTTGTTGTGAGGGTCAATTTGAGAAATAAAAGCTTCAGAGAACTCTGAAGCTTTTGTCTTAGTACTTGAAAGCATTCAAATAACTATCCAGCTTATAGGTGATTTTTATAGAGTTGTTTGTGTTTCTTTTGTCAATCGGTCTAATTCTTTTAATAAGGTAGGGAATCTAAATTCTCCAGCCATACTTTCAACTTTTGTAAATGCATCGTTTAAGTCAATACCAATTGAAGTAATAAAAAGTGGTTTTTTACTATCGCCTCTAAATAAGCTTTTTTTGTCTTTGTTTAGCGATGCGAAATTAGTTTTGGCTACACCAATTATTGGAATTTTCTCGTTTAGTTTTTCATATAGATATCCTCCTAAACCATATTTTTTATCATCATCCAGATAAATATATCCATCAACAATAATAGCGTCAATATTTTCCAGATTCATCTTTTGTAGAAGACTTAAAATACATGGTAATTCTCTTCGATAAAATTCCCCTGGGATATAGTCTTCGATATTGTCAATTATTTCTGAATGTACTTTATAATCTTTGTCTTGATTCCATTGATTAAATTCAATACAAACGGTTTTGGCTTTTCCGTCATAATAATAAGTGTCAAATGCTAAAAGCACAAAATTTTCTATCATAATTCTATTGGTTTTATTGTATCAAAGGTATTTAATATGTGCGGTAATATTGGACTAATAAAATTTAAGCTATTGTTTTCTTGTATTTCTAAAGTGTAAAATTCCCCCGTTGGCGTGAGTGTTCCGCTTGTGAACACAACGAGATGTTGACAAAGAGGGCTTAATTTAGTCTCAAAAAAAAAACCTGTAGTACCGGAACGTTGGGTACAGGTCATAAATATTTATTGAGGTTTTGAGAATAGGGGTATTCGTAAATTGAAAAGCACTAATCATTACAATACACTGCTCCCTTGTTTTTATATCATTTTAGGATAATATGATATACATTAAAGATAATACAATATTACAACAAGAGATAAAAACATGAGATATTTGCTACATTAATAGTTATAAAAAACATTTAAATTATGAAAAAATTAAGTTTAAAAAATGCTAAAAGTATGCTTTCTAGAAGTGAGATGAAAGCTATTAATGGTGGAGGACCTATTGGTCAGAAAGGTTGTGGCGCCTGTTATAGTGCATATGATTGTGGATCAGGTTGTGATGCGTGCGATGGACGTTCCTGTTTTACCTTTAAATAGTTTTTAGTACTTCTTATGCAATAAATTAGACTTAAAAGCAGGGAATCTTATTGAATTAAGATTTCTTGTTTTTTTATTAAAATTTTAAAATTAGTGCACATGAAATTAAAACTTTCAATTTTCTTTTTAGTTCTTCCATTTATAATGCTAGCACAGCATAGTTTTGTGCTAAATGGCGTCTGCTTCAAAAAAGCTAACAAGAAAAAAATTTATTTAACATATAAGATCAACGGCAAGAGTATTACTAAATCTTCAGAGATCT
This window encodes:
- a CDS encoding exopolyphosphatase encodes the protein MLKKHSPKVLIFILFSLFFSISSLAQKNIYAGIEIGRRTIKVSVLDVSNIKKADYKIIYYSNDEGLSFAKHITATGELTQEDINKAGLIVFTQLTKIRAQFKIPEENIFLVASSVFGSARNVDALKNKISTLTNKELDIINVDEEAKILVKGSIPPVDYSNALHLDIGAASTKGGYIDELQDGKLEFIPLELDFGTMSLTDAVKKTVANQSQASDMSVYQEKSFDFNPIVRKKIKDMLDANPLLLKKEKIYLSGGAVWAFTTLYYNENTKDHYLPIKLEDVIDYDAVLKNNFNKFNTLAKTNTEAARVLNIYDQKYLISANNILQACVESIPNLEKKKIYFVKEGPITWLISYIADRSKKVNTNF
- a CDS encoding class I SAM-dependent methyltransferase, with protein sequence MKQNIYDDIDFFENYGKMPRSIEGLNAAGEWHVLKNMLPDFRGKNVLDLGCGYGWHCIYAKEQGAENVIGVDLSKKMIDKAKENSKGLSIEYYQKPVEDIEFEKEQFDIIFSSLTFHYIQDLEVLFGKINQYLKRGGSFVFSMEHPVFTAKAEQDWYKDENENRLHWPVDDYQNEGVRQTNFLGHKVVKYHRTVASILNTVVNSGFNITQISEPKPSEEIIEKYPEMTDELRRPIFIMIAAGKS
- a CDS encoding M13 family metallopeptidase is translated as MKKTVALFVAFLAFTACSKHQGKKNIAITGIDSTLRPGDDFFKYVNGKWYDSVSIPASQAGVGVYMFMNYPQRMRLQGILDSISKSKNSAGSIAQKVGDFYASGMDTVTIDKRGYTPIKPLLAKIEAISDLPSLMNFVVNEVKVGNSSIIAFGVSTDDKNSSMNIAQIYQTGIGLPDRDYYFKSDAPTVAIQEAYKKYLVTLFQQTGSNADEAKKNADLVYDIDKQLAGSHKTKVELRDVQANYNKMAVTDLVKRHPNIDWTTFLNNLGAKTDFINVGQPAYYDALNKLLKTIPINNWKIYLKANSLERYADDLSKPFVDASFEYTKVLSGQAVQKSRGEKMASVLDTYLGDALGELYVKKYFSEEAKKRMLILVNNLQKAYAIRIDKLEWMSPVTKQKAKEKLAAMTKKIGYPDKWRDYSKVHIARDAYFENMVSAATVAYQFQLAKLGKPVDKSEWYTTVPTVTAYNNPTANEIVFPAGILQAPYFDNNADDALNYGGIGMVIGHEITHTFDDQGAQYDKDGNLKNWWTKEDYAQFKSRIQQVINLYSTYTVLGDLHVNGAMTVGENTADIAGLAVAYDAFKMTEQGKGNTKIDGFTPDQRFFISLAKIWRVKMKDEFLRLWINNNPHSPPIWRVNGTLMNTTPFYEAFNVQPKDKMFLPKKDRITIW
- a CDS encoding helix-turn-helix domain-containing protein — its product is MEQKIHQGRNVKRFREMLGIKQEALAYDLGEDWNQKKISMLEQKDVIEDNLLKQISNSLRIPVEAFQNFDEEQAINFISNTFNDQSNGYNYYPTFNVNPIEKWLEALEEIKRLNLELLKAKDEQIKVLEKLINK
- a CDS encoding winged helix-turn-helix domain-containing protein is translated as MLNSQKLLYGKRRYLFTLIVFLSISVICVALDMGDGNDFDISRREVLLRRIGHELLLQSGDNTSRVLPVKKIAENEYQINFENDFTFQPDSLLNITSRFLDKAPGSSNYIVNVLNCDNGSVTYGYAISKNKKDDIVACIGRKQPKACYRINIKFKPTGIITAKNGYLIGGLSFLTFVGFIFLKSVKPRKHIPESQHSTIFTLGSVLFNANDRKLIINEKTIDLTVTETRVLLIFALSPNKTIERSRLQKEIWEDEGVIVGRSLDMFISKLRKKLENDPNIKIVVVRGKGYKLEIPF
- a CDS encoding endonuclease V, with product MIENFVLLAFDTYYYDGKAKTVCIEFNQWNQDKDYKVHSEIIDNIEDYIPGEFYRRELPCILSLLQKMNLENIDAIIVDGYIYLDDDKKYGLGGYLYEKLNEKIPIIGVAKTNFASLNKDKKSLFRGDSKKPLFITSIGIDLNDAFTKVESMAGEFRFPTLLKELDRLTKETQTTL